A DNA window from Dethiosulfovibrio faecalis contains the following coding sequences:
- a CDS encoding helix-turn-helix transcriptional regulator: MSLEQAIVDRIVEGAVPRITAEVERKIREELSLRKDPIPDRLIDAREASSLCGIKRGTWYDLVKGGYAPKAISLSDTLKRWKLSEVMEYIEQRQGLRDIPVK, from the coding sequence ATGAGTCTGGAGCAGGCTATCGTCGATCGCATAGTTGAAGGGGCGGTCCCGAGAATCACGGCGGAGGTGGAGCGGAAGATCAGAGAGGAATTGAGCTTACGGAAGGATCCGATTCCCGATCGTCTGATCGACGCCAGAGAGGCGTCCTCGCTGTGCGGCATAAAGCGAGGAACCTGGTACGACCTGGTCAAAGGCGGATACGCCCCTAAGGCGATATCTCTGTCGGATACGCTGAAACGCTGGAAGCTGTCGGAGGTCATGGAGTACATCGAGCAACGGCAGGGGTTGAGAGATATTCCGGTTAAGTAG